Proteins found in one Megalobrama amblycephala isolate DHTTF-2021 linkage group LG5, ASM1881202v1, whole genome shotgun sequence genomic segment:
- the LOC125268747 gene encoding interferon-induced protein with tetratricopeptide repeats 1-like isoform X2 translates to MMDSPLKSNLERLECHFTWDLGQNRYELLKMKRNMEDVDEETCTWPVHYYNLLGYIHQALGSSTEALINLDKAESVIQDQGTEEAGVQLQVNKANLAWVYFHLGEMEKSKEYLEEVERLQGMHPAPPGCTLHPEVSGEKGWTLMKFDLSTKCQAIDYFKMALKAQPDRKEWSKGLATVMSKHCVQFKFTPEQIVEQLKIAHEKDLNSLFLHARYLLKLSDQENVSSKNIEREMQDLLERTLETGNLEGLHFILRYYRKEISFDKAVQIAERVQEKFPSSVQASKLLAECYKWMVYKIEDSEEREIFARKAIKLFEEAVRYNSYSYKSKIALASMYRYAHNRKRSDEIYQQLLSEMKDLSPDRQQHIYYNYAFHLLDCRQYDESIEYHMKVAKIPSDSVDKQKSMKILQKTVRKGKSRHCEEILHILERNNISD, encoded by the exons ATGATGGA TTCCCCACTGAAAAGCAACCTTGAGAGGCTGGAGTGCCACTTCACATGGGATCTGGGGCAAAATCGATATGAGCTTCTAAAGATGAAGAGGAACATGGAGGATGTGGACGAGGAAACGTGCACTTGGCCGGTTCACTATTACAACCTGCTGGGCTACATCCATCAGGCTCTTGGCTCCAGCACAGAGGCGCTGATAAACCTGGACAAAGCAGAAAGTGTGATCCAGGATCAGGGAACAGAAGAGGCTGGAGTCCAGCTGCAGGTCAACAAAGCTAACCTGGCTTGGGTCTACTTCCATTTGGGAGAGATGGAGAAGAGCAAAGAATATCTAGAAGAGGTGGAGAGGCTTCAGGGAATGCATCCTGCTCCACCTGGATGCACTTTACACCCTGAAGTCAGTGGAGAAAAGGGCTGGACGCTGATGAAGTTTGACTTGTCAACGAAGTGCCAGGCGATTGATTACTTTAAAATGGCTTTAAAAGCACAACCAGATAGGAAGGAATGGTCCAAAGGACTTGCCACGGTGATGAGCAAGCATTGTGTACAGTTTAAATTCACTCCAGAACAGATTGTAGAGCAACTGAAAATCGCACATGAGAAAGACCTGAATAGTTTGTTCCTTCATGCTCGTTACTTACTAAAACTATCTGATCAGGAAAATGTGTCATCAAAAAACATTGAAAGGGAGATGCAAGATTTACTAGAAAGAACTCTTGAAACTGGAAACCTGGAGGGTTTGCACTTTATTCTCAGGTATTATAGAAAAGAGATTTCTTTTGATAAAGCTGTTCAAATAGCAGAGAGAGTTCAAGAAAAGTTCCCCTCTTCAGTTCAAGCATCAAAACTTTTGGCAGAATGCTACAAATGGATGGTTTACAAAATAGAAGACAGTGAGGAAAGGGAGATTTTTGCTAGGAAAGCAATTAAGCTCTTTGAGGAGGCTGTCAGATATAACTCTTACTCATACAAATCAAAGATAGCCCTTGCATCAATGTACAGATATGCACACAACAGGAAGAGATCAGATGAGATTTACCAGCAGCTCCTGTCAGAGATGAAGGATCTTTCTCCTGATAGGCAACAGCATATTTATTACAATTATGCCTTTCATCTACTGGACTGCAGACAGTATGATGAATCAATCGAATATCACATGAAAGTAGCAAAAATCCCAAGTGATTCAGTTGACAAACAGAAGAGCATGAAGATTCTTCAAAAAACTGTGAGAAAAGGTAAAAGCCGTCACTGTGAGGAAATTCTGCACATTCTGGAgagaaataatatttctgattaa
- the LOC125268747 gene encoding interferon-induced protein with tetratricopeptide repeats 1-like isoform X1 — MMNSPLKSNLERLECHFTWDLGQNRYELLKMKRNMEDVDEETCTWPVHYYNLLGYIHQALGSSTEALINLDKAESVIQDQGTEEAGVQLQVNKANLAWVYFHLGEMEKSKEYLEEVERLQGMHPAPPGCTLHPEVSGEKGWTLMKFDLSTKCQAIDYFKMALKAQPDRKEWSKGLATVMSKHCVQFKFTPEQIVEQLKIAHEKDLNSLFLHARYLLKLSDQENVSSKNIEREMQDLLERTLETGNLEGLHFILRYYRKEISFDKAVQIAERVQEKFPSSVQASKLLAECYKWMVYKIEDSEEREIFARKAIKLFEEAVRYNSYSYKSKIALASMYRYAHNRKRSDEIYQQLLSEMKDLSPDRQQHIYYNYAFHLLDCRQYDESIEYHMKVAKIPSDSVDKQKSMKILQKTVRKGKSRHCEEILHILERNNISD; from the exons ATGATGAA TTCCCCACTGAAAAGCAACCTTGAGAGGCTGGAGTGCCACTTCACATGGGATCTGGGGCAAAATCGATATGAGCTTCTAAAGATGAAGAGGAACATGGAGGATGTGGACGAGGAAACGTGCACTTGGCCGGTTCACTATTACAACCTGCTGGGCTACATCCATCAGGCTCTTGGCTCCAGCACAGAGGCGCTGATAAACCTGGACAAAGCAGAAAGTGTGATCCAGGATCAGGGAACAGAAGAGGCTGGAGTCCAGCTGCAGGTCAACAAAGCTAACCTGGCTTGGGTCTACTTCCATTTGGGAGAGATGGAGAAGAGCAAAGAATATCTAGAAGAGGTGGAGAGGCTTCAGGGAATGCATCCTGCTCCACCTGGATGCACTTTACACCCTGAAGTCAGTGGAGAAAAGGGCTGGACGCTGATGAAGTTTGACTTGTCAACGAAGTGCCAGGCGATTGATTACTTTAAAATGGCTTTAAAAGCACAACCAGATAGGAAGGAATGGTCCAAAGGACTTGCCACGGTGATGAGCAAGCATTGTGTACAGTTTAAATTCACTCCAGAACAGATTGTAGAGCAACTGAAAATCGCACATGAGAAAGACCTGAATAGTTTGTTCCTTCATGCTCGTTACTTACTAAAACTATCTGATCAGGAAAATGTGTCATCAAAAAACATTGAAAGGGAGATGCAAGATTTACTAGAAAGAACTCTTGAAACTGGAAACCTGGAGGGTTTGCACTTTATTCTCAGGTATTATAGAAAAGAGATTTCTTTTGATAAAGCTGTTCAAATAGCAGAGAGAGTTCAAGAAAAGTTCCCCTCTTCAGTTCAAGCATCAAAACTTTTGGCAGAATGCTACAAATGGATGGTTTACAAAATAGAAGACAGTGAGGAAAGGGAGATTTTTGCTAGGAAAGCAATTAAGCTCTTTGAGGAGGCTGTCAGATATAACTCTTACTCATACAAATCAAAGATAGCCCTTGCATCAATGTACAGATATGCACACAACAGGAAGAGATCAGATGAGATTTACCAGCAGCTCCTGTCAGAGATGAAGGATCTTTCTCCTGATAGGCAACAGCATATTTATTACAATTATGCCTTTCATCTACTGGACTGCAGACAGTATGATGAATCAATCGAATATCACATGAAAGTAGCAAAAATCCCAAGTGATTCAGTTGACAAACAGAAGAGCATGAAGATTCTTCAAAAAACTGTGAGAAAAGGTAAAAGCCGTCACTGTGAGGAAATTCTGCACATTCTGGAgagaaataatatttctgattaa
- the LOC125268748 gene encoding interferon-induced protein with tetratricopeptide repeats 2-like, which produces MMDSSLKSNLERLECHFTWDLGQHRNELQRIKMKLQDVDEETCTWPVHYYNLLGYIHQALGSSTEALINLDKAESVIQEQGTEEAGVRLQVNKANLAWVYFHLGEMEKSKEYLEEVERLQGMHPAPPGCTLHPEVSGEKGWTLMKFDLSTKCQAIDYFKMALKAQPDRKEWHKGLAMVMNMEFAQSQFTPEQIVEQLKIAHEKDPNSLFLHAHYLLKLCGQKKVSSENIEREMQDLLERTLETGNLEGLHIILRYYRKEISFDKAIQKAETVQEKFPSSVKASKLLANSYKWKVYSMEGSEEKEIFARKAIKLYEEIVRHNPHTYRVKLALASMYRYAHNRERSDEIYQQLLSEIKDLSPDWQQHIYYNYAFHLLDCRQYDESIKYHMKVAKIPSDSVHKQKSMKILQKTVRKGRSRHCEEILHILERNNISD; this is translated from the exons ATGATGGA TTCCTCACTGAAAAGCAACCTTGAGAGGCTGGAGTGCCACTTCACATGGGATCTGGGGCAACATCGAAATGAGCTTCAGCGTATAAAGATGAAATTGCAGGATGTGGACGAGGAAACGTGCACTTGGCCGGTTCACTATTACAACCTGCTGGGCTACATCCATCAGGCTCTTGGCTCCAGCACAGAGGCGCTGATAAACCTGGACAAAGCAGAAAGTGTGATCCAGGAGCAGGGAACAGAAGAGGCTGGAGTCCGGCTGCAGGTCAACAAAGCTAACCTGGCTTGGGTCTACTTCCATTTgggagagatggagaaaagCAAAGAATATCTAGAAGAGGTGGAAAGGCTTCAAGGAATGCATCCTGCTCCACCTGGATGCACTTTACACCCTGAAGTCAGTGGAGAAAAGGGCTGGACGCTGATGAAGTTTGACTTGTCAACGAAGTGCCAGGCGATTGATTACTTTAAAATGGCTTTAAAAGCACAACCAGATAGGAAAGAATGGCACAAAGGACTTGCCATGGTGATGAACATGGAATTTGCACAGTCTCAATTCACTCCAGAACAGATTGTAGAGCAACTGAAAATCGCACATGAGAAAGACCCGAATAGTTTGTTCCTTCATGCTCATTATTTACTAAAACTGTGTGGTCAGAAAAAGGTGTCATCAGAAAACATTGAAAGGGAGATGCAAGATTTACTAGAAAGAACTCTTGAAACTGGAAACCTGGAGGGTTTGCACATTATTCTCAGGTATTATAGAAAAGAGATTTCTTTTGATAAAGCTATTCAAAAAGCAGAGACGGTTCAGGAAAAGTTCCCCTCTTCAGTTAAAGCATCAAAACTTTTGGCAAACAGCTACAAATGGAAGGTTTACAGCATGGAAGGCAGTGAGGAAAAAGAGATTTTTGCTAGGAAAGCCATTAAGCTCTATGAGGAGATTGTCAGACATAACCCTCACACATACAGAGTAAAGCTAGCCCTTGCATCAATGTACAGATATGCACACAACAGGGAGAGATCAGATGAGATTTACCAGCAGCTCCTGTCAGAGATAAAGGATCTTTCTCCTGATTGGCAACAGCATATTTACTACAATTATGCCTTTCATCTACTGGACTGCAGACAGTATGATGAATCAATCAAATATCACATGAAAGTAGCAAAAATCCCAAGTGATTCAGTTCACAAACAGAAGAGCATGAAGATTCTTCAAAAAACTGTAAGAAAAGGGAGAAGCCGTCACTGTGAGGAAATTCTGCATATTCTGGAgagaaataatatttctgattaa